In Acidobacteriota bacterium, the genomic window AGACGTGATCGCAATCGTTCTCCGATGCGGCGACGCAGCTCGTCCCTCTCGACCCGCACACCGTAGACCGAGAAGCCCAGATCGATCCCGGGCGGCTCGCTGTAGCGAACCGGTGCGTTTTCTTCGAACTCCACAACTTCGATGGACCGGATCACCCTCCTCTTACTCGACAGATCCGTCTTCTCAGCAAGCTCCGGCGACCTGCGCTTCAACTCTGCAACCAGGTCGTCTCTGTTCTTTTTCTCAAGGTGCGTACGCAGCTCCCCGTTCTTCGGCACATCCGCGAGGCGGTAGCCGCGGACCACGGCCTCGACGTAGAGCCCGCTGCCTCCGACCATTACCGCCGGCACCGCCGTCTCAGCAAACGGTTCCCTCGATTCCATCGTACGCAGCACCTCGTAACAGTCCTGCTGGTACCGAAAGAGCGTATAAACCTCCTCTGGATCCGCGATGTCGATCAGGTGATAGGCCACCGGGGGCGAGACCGAGGCGTATTCGCAGAGATCTTTGCCGGTTCCGATGTCGAGGCCTCGGTAGACCTGTCGCGAGTCCGCCGATATGATCTCCGACCCCAGATGGTGGGCGATCTCGACGCCGAGACGGGTTTTCCCGCTCGCGGTGGGGCCGACGATCGTCAGAATGTGGAGACTCATCGCTCGAATTGCACCCTCAGCACTGCGTCCAGCCTGTCGACACCTTCACGGTCAGTCGCCGACAGCAAGACACCGACCCGTCGCAACCTCCGCCCGGCCGAAAAGAAGGGCGAGGTCACGAGGGTACCGACCCGCAGCAGAGGATCGAAGGCATCTTCGCCCAAGGCAGTATCGAACTCATCGTAATCGGTGGGCAATTTCAGCTTCCTGGCGTTGAACAGCCGCCAGTAGATCACACGATCACGGTTCCATGACAGCCAGAGCCGAAGCATTGGCGCTGAAACCTGAAGCCTCGCATTAAGGTCGGCCAGCCGCCTCAGCCGGGGCTTCCCCTCATCCGACCACACGAA contains:
- the miaA gene encoding tRNA (adenosine(37)-N6)-dimethylallyltransferase MiaA, translating into MSLHILTIVGPTASGKTRLGVEIAHHLGSEIISADSRQVYRGLDIGTGKDLCEYASVSPPVAYHLIDIADPEEVYTLFRYQQDCYEVLRTMESREPFAETAVPAVMVGGSGLYVEAVVRGYRLADVPKNGELRTHLEKKNRDDLVAELKRRSPELAEKTDLSSKRRVIRSIEVVEFEENAPVRYSEPPGIDLGFSVYGVRVERDELRRRIGERLRSRLEEGMVEEVQGLLDRGITQSRLEELGLEYREIGTYLAGQKTRVRMVADLEAAIGRFAKRQLTWFRGMERRGTPIRWIGPKDIQAVIEELA